One Fontisphaera persica DNA window includes the following coding sequences:
- a CDS encoding homoserine dehydrogenase codes for MSQQVNLGMIGGGTVGSGVYHALSRNRALMESRLGIRLNWVGVAVKEIDEPRPYPIPRSLLTTDWTQVVNDPQVNIVIELVGGTTIAKTMVLAALKLGKPVITANKALLSAHGEELFAAAQKYGANLYYEASVCGGIPIIKALREGFVGNRITHLYGIVNGTCNYILSRMQHEGAEFEDVLREAQRLGYAEADPSLDIDGHDARHKIGILASLAHGFWVRPEDIYVEGIRQVTQADIRFAAQLGYTIKLLGIIKTVPGRGKAGEGGARIQVAVHPTLVPHRHVLASVNDVFNAVFVRGDVVGDTLFYGRGAGKDATASAVLSDIADAALEIKHGTRHRIPPFVPHANGSSVVPMDHTMSRYYLRLSVVDRPGVLARISSILGQANIGIMSVIQPEAHEGQTVPLILMIHDAPNAAMRKALAKIGRLTVVKAPPVMFRVETFD; via the coding sequence ATGTCACAGCAGGTTAATTTGGGCATGATTGGGGGCGGGACGGTGGGCAGCGGTGTCTATCACGCGCTGTCGCGCAACCGGGCATTGATGGAGTCCCGCCTGGGTATCCGGCTCAACTGGGTGGGGGTGGCGGTCAAGGAGATTGACGAACCACGGCCGTACCCCATTCCGCGGTCACTCTTAACCACGGATTGGACGCAGGTGGTGAACGATCCCCAGGTGAATATTGTCATCGAGTTGGTGGGGGGCACCACCATCGCCAAAACCATGGTGCTCGCCGCCCTCAAGCTGGGCAAGCCGGTGATTACCGCCAACAAAGCCCTGTTGAGCGCGCATGGGGAGGAATTATTTGCAGCGGCGCAGAAATATGGGGCCAATCTTTATTACGAGGCCAGCGTTTGCGGCGGCATTCCCATCATTAAAGCCTTGCGCGAGGGTTTTGTGGGCAATCGCATCACACACCTCTACGGCATCGTCAACGGCACGTGCAACTACATCCTCAGCCGCATGCAGCATGAAGGGGCGGAGTTTGAGGACGTGCTGAGGGAGGCCCAGCGGCTGGGCTATGCGGAGGCGGACCCCTCGCTCGACATTGATGGGCACGATGCCCGGCACAAAATTGGCATTCTGGCTTCGCTGGCTCATGGTTTTTGGGTGCGGCCAGAAGATATTTACGTGGAAGGCATCCGGCAGGTGACGCAGGCGGATATTCGTTTTGCGGCCCAGCTTGGTTACACCATTAAATTGTTGGGCATCATCAAAACCGTGCCGGGCCGCGGCAAGGCGGGGGAGGGGGGCGCGCGCATTCAAGTGGCGGTGCATCCCACCCTGGTGCCGCATCGCCACGTGCTTGCCAGCGTGAACGACGTATTTAATGCCGTTTTTGTGCGGGGCGACGTGGTGGGCGACACCCTTTTTTATGGCCGCGGCGCAGGCAAAGATGCCACCGCCAGCGCGGTACTGAGCGACATTGCTGATGCCGCGCTGGAAATCAAACACGGCACGCGGCATCGCATCCCGCCTTTTGTGCCGCACGCTAATGGCAGCAGCGTGGTGCCCATGGACCACACCATGAGCCGATATTATCTGCGCTTGAGTGTGGTGGACCGCCCCGGCGTGCTGGCGCGCATTTCCAGTATTTTGGGGCAGGCGAATATTGGCATCATGTCCGTGATCCAACCCGAAGCCCATGAAGGGCAGACGGTGCCCCTGATATTGATGATTCATGATGCTCCCAACGCTGCCATGCGCAAAGCGCTGGCCAAAATAGGGCGGCTGACAGTGGTCAAAGCCCCACCGGTCATGTTTCGCGTGGAAACTTTCGATTAA
- a CDS encoding tetratricopeptide repeat protein, with product MQPESVSWFKVAYNLAVLAVFLGIVGWLFWRGLRRSGEPLRLLSKWVITAVLLLGLIPMVKDAAGSYHAVVRWFAVALGLVAGLILALIWTPTIVGMVADWIGILYTGGKEEPVPEPVYSPARARRVQGQPEEALRLIRAELEKFPGDYTGQMMMAEIYAQDLADLQAAETCVLKVVHQTQHPPAARAFALFSLADWYLAVQKNREDAQRVLEMVAELLPDSEYALQAAQRLAHLRPSAELMEKEERRVIKVPEGRRDLGLRPMRAEELVHRKTPEEEAEELVSQLEKHPMDLEARERLAQVYGLELGRLDLAVEQLEQLVNCPHVAPKQVARWLQLLADLHLRVAGDTAAAEAALRRIIDLYPDSALARQAQENILRLPTHPARSTPATVRLGEYEQYLGLKKRNT from the coding sequence ATGCAACCCGAGAGCGTTTCCTGGTTCAAGGTGGCATATAACCTGGCGGTGCTGGCGGTGTTTTTGGGTATCGTGGGGTGGCTGTTTTGGCGGGGTTTGCGACGGAGCGGCGAGCCATTACGGTTATTGTCCAAATGGGTGATTACCGCGGTGTTACTGTTGGGGCTAATCCCAATGGTAAAAGATGCGGCGGGGAGTTATCATGCCGTGGTGCGATGGTTCGCGGTGGCCTTGGGTTTGGTGGCTGGTTTGATTCTGGCATTGATTTGGACTCCCACCATTGTGGGCATGGTGGCGGACTGGATTGGCATTTTATATACGGGGGGCAAGGAGGAGCCGGTGCCGGAGCCAGTGTATTCGCCGGCCAGGGCGAGGCGCGTGCAGGGCCAGCCGGAAGAAGCGCTGCGGCTGATTCGGGCCGAGTTGGAGAAGTTTCCGGGGGACTATACGGGGCAAATGATGATGGCGGAGATTTACGCGCAGGATTTGGCGGATTTGCAAGCGGCGGAGACCTGCGTGTTGAAGGTAGTGCATCAGACCCAGCATCCGCCGGCGGCGCGGGCGTTTGCGTTGTTTTCGCTGGCGGACTGGTATTTGGCGGTACAGAAAAACCGCGAGGATGCGCAGCGGGTGTTGGAGATGGTGGCGGAATTGCTGCCAGACAGTGAATATGCCTTGCAGGCGGCCCAGCGGCTGGCGCATCTGCGACCGTCGGCGGAGTTAATGGAAAAGGAGGAGCGGCGGGTCATCAAGGTGCCCGAGGGGCGGCGCGATTTGGGGTTGCGCCCGATGCGCGCGGAGGAGCTTGTCCATCGTAAGACTCCGGAGGAAGAGGCTGAGGAACTGGTAAGCCAGTTGGAAAAGCATCCCATGGATTTAGAGGCGCGGGAGCGATTGGCGCAGGTGTACGGTCTTGAGTTGGGGCGGCTGGACTTGGCGGTGGAGCAACTGGAGCAGTTGGTGAATTGTCCGCATGTGGCGCCGAAGCAGGTGGCGCGTTGGCTGCAATTACTGGCAGACTTGCATTTGCGCGTGGCAGGCGATACCGCCGCAGCCGAGGCTGCCCTGCGCCGTATTATTGATTTATATCCGGACTCCGCGCTGGCGCGGCAGGCGCAGGAGAATATTTTACGCCTGCCCACCCACCCCGCCCGTTCAACGCCCGCCACCGTCCGGTTGGGAGAGTATGAACAGTACCTCGGGTTGAAAAAGAGAAACACGTAA
- a CDS encoding O-antigen ligase family protein, whose amino-acid sequence MTSASLPQMILFYGLSLLLAVVLGFVLATPAEFLTFLVVAGVLMVLFTPLLLRWHHALLIFSIKATLMIYFLPGQPYLWMLMAVLSFGFAILRRAMEKKSNYLHVPPVAYALVALTIVVLVTAKLTGGIGFRVLGSGVYGGKRYYTTLAAVLVYFALVSQRIPLSQAGLFVGVFFLSELTALFSNVAYLLGPKFWYLYAIFPPDLAIHQAATDYIVTESHFTRVTGLSWAGHAVFCYMLARYGARDVFGHPWRLLFILVVMGLTLLGGFRTYVILFALVLMLQFKLERLYRSKIFLIFLIVAALTAMVLLPNVQRLPLAVQRSLSIIPGLKVAPAAAFNAQASSEWRLSMWKLLLAELPDHLLLGKGYAVDPTEMYLVEQSVLRGLAPTYEYALVAGDYHNGPLSVIVPFGIWGAAAFLWFCIAGLWVLYKNWKNGPPELKNINTFFLAYFAARFLFFMFFFGALNGDLVVFTAILGLNISLNGGVCREPVQQWAPAASPASATAAGTEALPAPANG is encoded by the coding sequence ATGACGTCGGCGTCGCTGCCACAAATGATCTTGTTTTACGGCCTGAGCCTGCTGCTGGCCGTGGTCTTGGGTTTTGTGCTGGCCACGCCGGCTGAGTTTCTGACGTTTTTGGTGGTGGCGGGAGTGCTGATGGTATTATTCACCCCCCTCTTGCTGCGCTGGCATCATGCGCTGCTGATTTTCAGCATCAAGGCCACTCTGATGATATATTTTTTGCCCGGCCAGCCGTATCTGTGGATGTTGATGGCCGTGCTGAGCTTCGGGTTTGCCATTCTGCGCCGGGCCATGGAAAAAAAGAGCAATTATTTGCATGTGCCCCCCGTGGCTTATGCGTTGGTCGCACTCACCATTGTGGTGCTGGTCACAGCCAAGTTGACGGGGGGCATTGGGTTCCGTGTGCTGGGCAGCGGGGTGTACGGCGGCAAACGCTACTACACTACCTTGGCGGCGGTGCTGGTGTACTTCGCGCTGGTCAGCCAGCGCATTCCCCTGTCGCAGGCGGGATTGTTTGTGGGCGTCTTTTTCCTATCCGAACTGACGGCACTGTTTAGCAATGTGGCTTATTTGTTGGGGCCCAAATTCTGGTATCTTTATGCCATTTTCCCGCCTGACCTGGCCATTCACCAGGCGGCCACTGATTACATCGTTACGGAATCCCACTTCACGCGGGTCACGGGGTTGAGCTGGGCCGGCCACGCCGTTTTTTGTTATATGCTGGCGCGTTACGGGGCCCGCGATGTTTTCGGTCATCCCTGGCGGCTGTTATTCATTCTGGTGGTGATGGGATTAACCTTGCTGGGCGGTTTCCGGACGTATGTCATTCTCTTTGCTCTGGTGCTGATGCTGCAATTCAAGCTGGAGCGGCTGTATCGTTCCAAAATATTCCTTATTTTCCTAATCGTGGCGGCCTTGACGGCCATGGTGTTGCTACCCAATGTCCAACGCCTGCCGCTGGCCGTGCAGCGCAGTTTAAGCATCATTCCCGGGCTGAAGGTGGCCCCCGCCGCTGCCTTTAATGCTCAAGCTTCCTCAGAGTGGCGGCTCTCCATGTGGAAACTGCTGCTCGCCGAATTACCTGACCACCTGTTGCTGGGCAAAGGCTATGCCGTGGATCCCACAGAAATGTATCTGGTCGAGCAATCGGTACTGCGCGGCCTGGCTCCCACCTACGAATACGCCCTGGTTGCTGGAGACTACCATAATGGCCCGCTCTCGGTGATTGTGCCCTTTGGCATCTGGGGAGCCGCCGCTTTTCTCTGGTTTTGCATTGCCGGACTGTGGGTGTTGTACAAAAACTGGAAAAACGGCCCGCCCGAATTGAAAAACATCAATACTTTCTTTCTAGCTTATTTTGCCGCGCGTTTCCTCTTCTTCATGTTTTTCTTTGGCGCGTTGAATGGGGATTTGGTCGTGTTCACCGCCATTCTCGGGTTAAACATCAGCCTCAATGGCGGAGTGTGCCGCGAGCCGGTGCAGCAATGGGCCCCGGCCGCTTCTCCCGCTTCAGCTACGGCAGCAGGCACGGAGGCACTACCCGCCCCCGCCAACGGTTAA
- a CDS encoding 2-oxoacid:acceptor oxidoreductase family protein: MNAPVTSDLGVTNIVIAGLGGQGVLKASDILVDAIFPTGLEVKKSEVHGMSQRGGSVCSDIRFGRQVFSPMVPPGEADYLLVLAPDQVEVNRHLLKPDGVLIAPDSVDINRLPNKKALNVALLGRLSRYLEMIPLDNWRQALQRNFPPDLHAGNEQAFEFGRNS, from the coding sequence GTGAATGCTCCTGTAACCAGTGACCTGGGGGTCACCAACATTGTTATTGCCGGTTTGGGGGGGCAGGGTGTGCTCAAGGCCTCCGATATTCTGGTGGACGCCATTTTCCCCACCGGCCTGGAAGTGAAAAAAAGCGAAGTGCACGGCATGAGCCAGCGGGGCGGCTCGGTATGCAGCGACATCCGCTTTGGCCGCCAGGTTTTCAGCCCCATGGTGCCGCCCGGCGAGGCGGATTACCTGCTGGTGCTGGCGCCGGACCAGGTGGAGGTCAACCGGCATTTGCTTAAACCCGATGGCGTTTTGATTGCGCCCGACTCCGTGGACATCAACCGCCTGCCCAACAAGAAAGCCCTGAACGTGGCCTTGCTGGGGCGCTTGAGCCGGTACTTGGAGATGATTCCCCTGGATAATTGGCGGCAGGCGCTGCAGCGGAATTTTCCGCCTGACCTGCACGCGGGCAATGAGCAGGCCTTTGAATTCGGCCGCAATAGCTGA
- a CDS encoding FkbM family methyltransferase — MSSPLVNTKSLFTALLKRLSCDLVMDIGSRDGRQALLFRDVLPHTPVVAFEANPYNFRRMSAQAELRERGIHLMPLAVSNADGQATFHISQANYDAPESDTNNLGTSSLLVHPEVKTLAAIPVETVRLETFLQRPEFAGCQRIALWIDVEGAEFFVLEGLGSAISRTSVIHVETAREPVRQGQKARREVSQLLRSWDFVELGTNMTPDSIWGDLVWIRRPHLESHQREVMAAVKMAQWNYRLKVDAWAVRLKRCPPLYRLLRWFFVRSV, encoded by the coding sequence ATGTCGAGTCCCCTTGTCAATACCAAAAGCCTGTTCACTGCGTTGCTTAAGCGGTTGTCGTGCGACTTGGTGATGGACATTGGCTCGCGCGATGGCCGCCAGGCCTTGCTGTTTCGAGACGTCTTGCCCCACACGCCAGTCGTGGCTTTTGAGGCCAACCCCTACAACTTCCGCCGCATGTCGGCCCAAGCTGAACTGCGGGAGCGGGGGATTCACCTGATGCCGCTGGCGGTGAGCAACGCCGACGGCCAGGCTACTTTTCACATCAGTCAGGCCAATTACGACGCTCCGGAAAGCGACACCAACAATCTGGGCACCAGCTCCCTGCTTGTCCATCCAGAGGTCAAAACGCTCGCGGCCATTCCGGTGGAGACGGTGCGCCTGGAGACTTTTCTGCAGCGTCCGGAGTTTGCCGGTTGCCAGCGGATTGCCCTTTGGATTGATGTGGAAGGAGCAGAGTTTTTCGTGCTGGAAGGGTTGGGTTCTGCCATTTCACGCACCAGTGTCATTCACGTCGAAACGGCGCGTGAGCCGGTACGCCAGGGCCAAAAGGCGCGCCGGGAGGTCAGTCAGCTCTTGCGTAGCTGGGATTTCGTGGAGTTGGGGACGAACATGACGCCCGATTCGATTTGGGGCGACTTGGTATGGATTCGTCGCCCCCATCTGGAATCACATCAGCGCGAGGTCATGGCAGCGGTGAAAATGGCCCAATGGAATTACCGTCTCAAGGTGGATGCCTGGGCCGTGCGTTTGAAGCGCTGTCCTCCGTTGTACCGCTTGCTGCGCTGGTTTTTCGTACGCAGTGTGTGA
- a CDS encoding CPBP family intramembrane glutamic endopeptidase has protein sequence MAQVRYEGGVLTERRWQPETVPYLVVGMFFSLCLGYLVVAVISSLFADSLQNTQRLLTLAGNLVFVHGALLVMLGVFLRVNRLRWAEAFGWRNGPVGKVFGYSLAATLLVLPLAWTLSKFSALLIERLGGKPQTQLAVQYIQQQPPWWELAGLGVMTILVAPVVEEALFRGILYPTVKQAGYPRAALFGTSLLFAVYHSNLMTLAPLFVLALTLVVVYEATDNLWAPTLVHAIFNLVNFLVLSCQWNLDPYFDWLRIFVP, from the coding sequence GTGGCACAGGTGCGATATGAAGGCGGCGTGCTGACGGAACGACGCTGGCAACCGGAGACCGTCCCTTACCTGGTGGTGGGGATGTTCTTCAGCCTTTGCCTGGGCTACCTGGTGGTGGCCGTCATCAGTTCCCTTTTCGCGGACAGTCTCCAAAACACCCAGCGGCTGCTCACGCTCGCCGGCAACCTGGTTTTTGTGCATGGCGCCCTGTTGGTCATGCTGGGCGTCTTTCTCCGCGTCAATCGCCTGCGCTGGGCCGAGGCTTTCGGTTGGCGCAACGGCCCCGTTGGCAAGGTTTTCGGTTATAGTCTGGCCGCCACCCTCCTGGTCCTGCCACTGGCGTGGACGCTCAGCAAATTCTCCGCCCTGCTGATTGAACGCCTGGGCGGGAAGCCCCAAACGCAACTGGCGGTGCAATACATCCAACAACAGCCGCCCTGGTGGGAGTTGGCCGGTTTGGGGGTCATGACCATTCTGGTGGCGCCGGTGGTGGAGGAAGCCTTGTTTCGCGGCATTCTCTACCCCACCGTCAAGCAGGCGGGTTATCCGCGCGCCGCGCTTTTTGGCACTTCGCTATTGTTCGCGGTTTATCACAGCAATTTGATGACGCTGGCGCCGCTCTTTGTGCTGGCGCTGACGCTGGTGGTCGTGTACGAGGCCACCGATAACTTGTGGGCTCCCACCCTCGTTCATGCCATCTTCAATCTGGTCAATTTTCTGGTGCTTTCCTGCCAGTGGAATCTGGACCCCTACTTTGACTGGCTGCGGATTTTCGTGCCATGA
- a CDS encoding glycoside hydrolase family 10 protein yields MPRPSAPYTCCLQWWLWVLKRGLVVIGLIPLLLEGASATYVASNIKPPNPPREFRGLWVASVANIDWPSKPGLPAAQQQAELRALLDRAVQLRLNAVIMQVRPACDALYASKYEPWSEYLTGRMGQPPSPEYDPLAFAVAEAHARGLELHAWVNPFRARHFSGTSPASSQHLSQARPELVRSYGKQTWLDPGEPAAREHSLRVLLDIVQRYDVDGLHMDDYFYPYKEKDAAGKVIEFPDATTYERYVRSGGKLSREDWRRQNINQFVENLYLRVKAAKPWVKVGISPFGIWRSRVPPEITGLDAYEQLYADSRLWLREGWVDYFAPQLYWSHDAAGQSFSVLLQWWRQQNVKHRHVWPGLNLYRVGKAWPVDELLRQVQAARQTANSGHLLWSASPLLANQGGAADALSRSAYTNRALPPACAWLDAKAPVRPRLYGGGNPTLNALVITVDTPQGATSPRWWVVQTRRQGRWDLELWAGSKRTLEWTGAALPDVVAVRGMDGTGRLGTAAVLEKSPSSRQKK; encoded by the coding sequence GTGCCTCGCCCATCCGCGCCATACACCTGTTGCCTGCAGTGGTGGCTGTGGGTGCTGAAACGTGGCTTGGTCGTCATCGGATTGATTCCTCTCCTTCTGGAGGGAGCTTCCGCCACTTATGTGGCTTCCAACATCAAACCCCCCAATCCGCCCCGCGAATTTCGCGGGCTTTGGGTGGCTTCCGTCGCCAACATTGACTGGCCTTCCAAGCCCGGTTTGCCCGCGGCCCAGCAGCAGGCCGAGTTGCGGGCTTTGCTGGACCGTGCGGTGCAATTGCGGCTCAACGCGGTGATAATGCAGGTGCGGCCAGCGTGCGATGCCCTGTATGCCTCCAAATATGAACCATGGAGCGAATACCTCACGGGACGGATGGGGCAGCCCCCTTCGCCGGAGTATGATCCCCTGGCTTTTGCGGTGGCCGAGGCCCACGCCCGCGGTCTGGAATTGCACGCATGGGTGAATCCCTTTCGCGCCCGTCATTTCTCCGGCACTTCTCCCGCTTCGTCTCAGCACCTCAGCCAGGCGCGTCCCGAGCTGGTGCGCAGCTACGGCAAACAGACCTGGCTGGATCCGGGCGAGCCGGCGGCCCGGGAACATTCCCTGCGAGTGCTTTTGGACATTGTGCAGCGTTACGATGTGGATGGCCTGCACATGGACGATTATTTTTATCCCTACAAGGAAAAGGATGCCGCGGGCAAAGTCATCGAGTTTCCTGATGCCACCACCTATGAGCGCTATGTGCGCTCTGGCGGCAAATTAAGCCGGGAGGACTGGCGCCGCCAAAATATCAATCAATTTGTGGAGAACCTCTACTTGCGGGTCAAAGCCGCCAAACCCTGGGTCAAGGTGGGCATCAGCCCCTTTGGCATCTGGCGCAGCCGTGTGCCGCCGGAAATCACCGGGCTGGATGCCTATGAGCAGCTTTATGCTGATTCGCGGTTGTGGTTGCGTGAAGGCTGGGTGGATTACTTTGCGCCGCAACTTTATTGGAGTCACGATGCCGCTGGCCAGAGTTTTTCCGTCCTCCTCCAATGGTGGCGACAGCAAAATGTAAAGCATCGCCATGTGTGGCCCGGACTCAATTTATACCGCGTGGGCAAAGCCTGGCCGGTGGACGAATTATTGCGCCAGGTGCAGGCGGCACGACAGACGGCCAACAGTGGCCACCTGCTCTGGAGTGCTTCACCCTTGCTGGCCAATCAAGGGGGGGCGGCAGATGCTTTGAGCCGCAGCGCCTACACCAACCGCGCCTTGCCGCCGGCCTGCGCCTGGCTGGACGCCAAAGCTCCAGTCCGTCCCCGCCTTTATGGGGGAGGCAACCCCACCCTGAATGCGCTGGTTATCACGGTGGACACGCCCCAAGGCGCCACTTCACCGCGCTGGTGGGTGGTGCAAACCCGTCGCCAGGGACGGTGGGATTTGGAGTTATGGGCCGGCTCCAAGCGCACGCTGGAATGGACCGGGGCAGCATTACCTGACGTGGTGGCGGTCCGGGGCATGGATGGCACTGGTCGGCTTGGCACGGCGGCCGTTTTGGAAAAATCACCCTCTTCCCGGCAGAAAAAATAG
- a CDS encoding TlpA disulfide reductase family protein — protein sequence MKKILTSVSVIMVTLCLGSWLSPLAAAELGDKAASLSIAKWIKGQSVDVTDGKNIYVVEFWATWCPPCRASIPHLTKLQKKFADKGVVFVGISDEDEDTVKPFVTKMGEQMDYRVAIDDNDKTSKAYMAAFGINGIPHAFIVDKGGRIVWHGHPMADLEKTLQAMVDGKYDLEKAKKRIKAQKLFEQFVQAVAEGEEKDKVDQMGKELEALDKELGGVMPDGTSFKAAEVTRIIQFQMLLEKYDEALEENPASAKKMEAELVKLAPKDWSLEEHKTDAQFRKDFTEYYAAVGRRPDKLKAASLRAKLADSPSKNAGLLNDFSWAILTDRNVKERDIPLALLMAEKAVKYSGGTNASVLDTYARALFDSGKKEEAIKQQKLAIKHAKSDDEREMFEENLKNFEK from the coding sequence ATGAAAAAAATCCTGACTTCCGTTTCTGTAATCATGGTCACCCTGTGCCTGGGGAGCTGGCTGTCCCCGCTGGCAGCGGCTGAACTGGGGGACAAGGCAGCTTCATTATCCATTGCCAAGTGGATTAAAGGGCAATCGGTGGATGTCACCGACGGAAAAAACATTTACGTGGTGGAATTCTGGGCCACCTGGTGTCCCCCCTGCCGCGCCAGCATTCCGCATCTGACCAAGCTGCAGAAGAAGTTTGCTGACAAGGGGGTGGTGTTTGTCGGCATCAGCGACGAGGATGAAGATACGGTCAAGCCCTTTGTCACCAAGATGGGAGAGCAAATGGATTATCGGGTGGCTATTGATGACAACGATAAAACCAGCAAGGCCTACATGGCGGCGTTCGGCATCAACGGCATTCCTCATGCTTTCATCGTGGACAAGGGCGGGCGCATAGTCTGGCACGGGCATCCGATGGCGGACCTGGAAAAGACCTTGCAGGCCATGGTGGATGGCAAGTACGACCTGGAAAAAGCCAAAAAACGCATCAAAGCCCAAAAGCTCTTTGAACAGTTTGTGCAGGCGGTGGCGGAAGGTGAGGAAAAAGACAAAGTGGACCAGATGGGCAAGGAACTGGAGGCCTTGGACAAGGAACTGGGTGGCGTGATGCCCGACGGCACCTCATTCAAGGCCGCTGAGGTGACCCGCATCATCCAATTCCAAATGCTGCTGGAGAAATATGATGAAGCCCTGGAGGAAAACCCGGCTTCCGCCAAGAAGATGGAAGCCGAGCTGGTCAAGCTGGCGCCCAAGGATTGGTCTCTGGAGGAGCACAAGACCGACGCCCAATTCCGCAAGGACTTCACCGAATACTATGCCGCGGTGGGGCGCCGGCCGGACAAACTCAAAGCAGCCTCGTTGCGCGCGAAACTGGCCGACAGTCCCTCCAAAAATGCTGGCCTCCTCAATGACTTTTCCTGGGCCATTCTGACGGACCGCAATGTCAAGGAGCGCGACATTCCGCTGGCGCTGCTCATGGCCGAGAAGGCCGTGAAATACAGCGGTGGGACCAATGCCAGTGTGCTCGACACTTACGCGCGCGCGCTGTTTGATTCCGGCAAAAAGGAAGAGGCCATCAAACAACAGAAATTGGCCATCAAACATGCCAAGTCGGACGACGAGCGCGAGATGTTTGAGGAGAATCTGAAGAATTTTGAGAAATAG
- a CDS encoding thiamine pyrophosphate-dependent enzyme, whose translation MNDTQRLLLSGDEAIALGALHSGVQLGAGYPGTPSTEILEYFSELGGNAQWSPNEKVALEVAIGAAFGGGRALATMKHVGLNVAADPLFTAAYTGVSGGLVIISADDPGMASSQNEQDNRHYAVAAGVPMLEPSDSQEAYDFTRAAYELSERFHIPVMLRVTTRVCHSKTAVTPRPPLPPSQPHFTRDIKSRVMIPAYARPAHVKLRAKLKEIEQFNESSPLNVEIRGGSELGIISSGISYMHAREAAPGASFLKLSTTYPLPLQKIAAFARSVKRCVVVEEGDPYLVDAIRAAGVAVEGKPEMYRFGELNVARVRRILAGDTSPEPPKPAGKPPQLCDACPYRLVFQVIRKMDLIVAGDIGCYTLGVLSPFEAMDTCVCMGAAITVGLGLRKVLPPEQARRVISVIGDSTFVHSGITGVVDMAYNRPPTGHVVVILDNYTTAMTGRQEHPGTGRLLNHEPARKLVIEDICRAAGVDRVYVVEPRAGSDEFETRLRECLDSGETAVIVARRPCILLLKDLKKLEITNQPQNQSQAACECSCNQ comes from the coding sequence ATGAATGATACACAACGATTGTTGCTGAGCGGTGACGAAGCCATCGCGCTGGGAGCGTTGCATAGTGGCGTCCAATTGGGGGCGGGCTATCCAGGAACGCCGTCCACAGAAATATTGGAATATTTCAGCGAATTGGGCGGAAACGCCCAGTGGTCGCCCAATGAAAAAGTGGCCTTGGAGGTGGCCATTGGGGCGGCCTTCGGCGGGGGGCGCGCGCTGGCCACGATGAAGCACGTGGGGCTGAACGTGGCAGCGGACCCGCTGTTTACGGCTGCCTATACCGGTGTCAGCGGGGGGTTGGTCATCATTTCTGCCGATGACCCGGGCATGGCTTCCAGCCAGAACGAACAGGATAACCGGCATTATGCGGTGGCGGCGGGCGTGCCGATGCTGGAGCCAAGCGATTCCCAGGAGGCTTACGATTTTACCCGTGCGGCATACGAGTTGTCTGAGCGTTTCCACATTCCTGTGATGCTGCGGGTGACCACTCGGGTGTGCCACAGCAAGACAGCAGTCACTCCGCGCCCCCCTCTACCCCCGTCTCAACCGCATTTTACACGGGACATCAAGAGCAGGGTGATGATCCCCGCCTATGCCCGGCCAGCGCACGTAAAACTGCGGGCCAAGCTCAAGGAAATTGAACAATTCAACGAAAGCAGTCCGCTGAATGTGGAAATCCGGGGCGGCTCGGAGCTGGGCATCATCAGTTCAGGCATCAGCTATATGCACGCCCGCGAGGCGGCGCCCGGGGCGTCCTTTTTGAAGCTTTCCACCACCTACCCGCTGCCGCTGCAGAAAATTGCGGCCTTTGCCCGCTCGGTCAAGCGTTGTGTGGTGGTGGAGGAGGGGGACCCATACCTGGTGGATGCCATTCGCGCCGCCGGGGTGGCGGTGGAAGGCAAGCCGGAGATGTACCGTTTCGGCGAATTGAACGTGGCGCGCGTGCGGCGGATTCTGGCGGGAGACACCTCGCCAGAGCCGCCCAAACCGGCCGGCAAGCCGCCGCAACTTTGTGATGCCTGCCCCTACCGGCTGGTGTTTCAGGTGATTCGCAAGATGGATTTGATTGTGGCGGGGGACATTGGCTGCTACACGCTGGGCGTGCTTTCGCCCTTTGAGGCGATGGATACCTGCGTGTGCATGGGCGCGGCGATTACTGTGGGACTGGGGCTGCGCAAGGTGCTTCCTCCAGAGCAGGCCCGGCGGGTCATCAGTGTCATTGGCGACAGCACCTTTGTCCACAGCGGCATCACCGGGGTGGTGGACATGGCCTATAACCGCCCGCCCACCGGCCATGTGGTGGTCATTTTAGATAATTACACCACTGCCATGACCGGACGGCAGGAACATCCAGGCACGGGCCGGTTGCTGAATCACGAGCCGGCGCGCAAACTGGTCATTGAGGATATTTGTCGCGCTGCGGGGGTGGACCGCGTTTATGTGGTGGAGCCACGGGCGGGTTCCGACGAATTTGAAACGCGGTTGCGTGAATGCCTGGACAGCGGCGAAACCGCCGTCATTGTGGCCCGGCGGCCGTGCATCCTGCTGCTCAAAGATTTGAAAAAACTGGAAATTACCAACCAACCTCAGAATCAATCTCAAGCTGCTTGTGAATGCTCCTGTAACCAGTGA